One Sulfuricurvum sp. DNA window includes the following coding sequences:
- a CDS encoding ammonium transporter, giving the protein MKKFIWPLALTPIMAFADEAVATATDAVAATATAAAETVAAAAPVLDHGDTAWMMISTALVLLMTPAGLALFYSGMTRSKNILNTYAMVFGAFVIAFIAWIVAGFSVGFGTADGSMNQVIGGFSNVMLNGIKWDDLQDPKLGLLFPKFVFVAFQGTFAAITIAIVAGSIIERMKFSTWMVFAAIWTVVVYAPIAHMVWGGGYLFNLGALDFAGGTVVHMNGGLAGLVLAVLIGKRAGYPKVAMKPASVILTALGASLLWFGWYGFNAGSAFGANAIAGVAFLSTTIAAAVASVTWILLEYMVFKKATLLGAASGAIAGLVAITPAAGFVLVSGAFTIGITGALVAFFGVMVLKKKLGYDDSLDAFGVHFLAGLWGAIATGIFAVNDKALLWAGPLKDSGDRMGQIMVQLQSVAIVGTFTLVGTIVVYYIAMALTGGSRVNEEEESMGLDESVHGERGFNL; this is encoded by the coding sequence ATGAAGAAATTCATTTGGCCATTAGCGCTTACGCCTATTATGGCATTCGCAGACGAGGCAGTAGCAACAGCAACCGATGCTGTAGCAGCAACAGCAACAGCGGCAGCTGAAACAGTAGCAGCAGCGGCACCGGTACTTGACCATGGAGATACTGCATGGATGATGATATCAACAGCACTTGTTTTGTTGATGACACCGGCTGGTTTGGCATTGTTTTATAGCGGTATGACACGCTCTAAAAATATTTTGAATACTTATGCAATGGTATTTGGTGCTTTTGTTATCGCATTTATTGCATGGATCGTTGCAGGTTTCTCTGTAGGATTCGGTACAGCAGATGGTTCAATGAATCAAGTAATCGGTGGATTTAGTAATGTAATGCTTAACGGTATTAAATGGGATGATTTACAAGATCCAAAATTAGGTTTATTGTTCCCTAAATTTGTGTTTGTAGCGTTCCAAGGGACATTTGCGGCGATTACGATTGCCATCGTTGCGGGATCTATTATTGAACGTATGAAGTTCTCTACATGGATGGTATTTGCAGCGATTTGGACAGTAGTGGTTTATGCTCCGATTGCCCACATGGTATGGGGTGGCGGTTACCTCTTTAACCTTGGTGCTCTTGACTTTGCAGGTGGTACAGTTGTTCATATGAACGGCGGTTTGGCTGGTTTAGTGTTAGCGGTATTAATCGGTAAACGTGCTGGATATCCAAAAGTAGCGATGAAACCTGCGAGTGTTATTTTGACAGCTCTTGGTGCATCTCTCCTATGGTTTGGTTGGTATGGATTTAATGCCGGTTCAGCGTTCGGTGCAAATGCTATCGCTGGTGTAGCATTCTTATCTACAACTATTGCGGCTGCGGTTGCTTCAGTAACATGGATTTTACTTGAATACATGGTGTTCAAAAAAGCAACATTGCTTGGAGCAGCGTCTGGTGCGATTGCCGGTCTTGTTGCGATTACTCCTGCTGCCGGATTCGTTTTGGTATCGGGTGCATTTACTATCGGTATCACCGGAGCATTGGTTGCATTCTTCGGAGTAATGGTATTGAAGAAAAAATTGGGTTACGACGATTCATTGGATGCTTTTGGGGTACACTTCCTTGCAGGTCTATGGGGTGCGATTGCAACCGGTATCTTCGCTGTCAATGATAAAGCACTTCTTTGGGCAGGACCGCTTAAAGATTCGGGTGATCGTATGGGACAAATTATGGTACAACTTCAATCGGTAGCAATTGTTGGTACATTTACCTTGGTTGGAACGATTGTAGTGTATTATATCGCTATGGCTCTTACTGGTGGATCACGTGTTAATGAAGAAGAAGAGAGCATGGGTCTCGATGAATCTGTACACGGTGAGCGTGGATTTAATCTATAA
- a CDS encoding P-II family nitrogen regulator codes for MKKIEAVIKPFKLEDVKDALAEIGITGMTVSEVKGYGRQKGHSELYRGAEYVVDFLPKIKMEMVVDDAMVDQVVNTVVEAARTGKIGDGKIFVSDINKVIRIRTGETDIEAI; via the coding sequence ATGAAAAAAATTGAAGCGGTTATTAAACCATTTAAACTAGAAGATGTAAAAGACGCACTTGCTGAAATCGGCATTACAGGTATGACGGTCAGTGAAGTAAAAGGTTACGGTCGTCAAAAAGGGCACAGTGAATTGTATCGCGGTGCTGAGTATGTTGTTGATTTCTTGCCAAAAATCAAAATGGAGATGGTTGTGGATGACGCGATGGTTGATCAAGTGGTCAACACGGTTGTCGAAGCAGCACGTACCGGTAAAATCGGTGATGGTAAAATCTTCGTTAGTGATATTAACAAAGTTATCCGTATCCGTACCGGTGAAACAGATATCGAAGCTATTTGA
- a CDS encoding ammonium transporter, translating into MDTAYVIDTLFALFSITLIILMVPGFAMLEAGLVRTKNVSSVLTVNVMIYAVASMAFILVGFHLAFGNAPTQTMSYWAFFMFQMAFVGKAINIMSGGVGERAKLLPLTLFTVVMGGFIYPTAVNISWGSDWIKDTIFDLNMVDLAGSTVIHSTGGWALLAAILVIGSRKGRYVGDQMRVIPASNIPLVVLGAMLLWIGWFGFNGGSVGSIATKEMADSVALTVFNTNVAGLAGAISAGMLIYARYKLFDITMILNGALGGLVAVTAGAHLFSLYDALAVGFIGGILVVLAIPLFDKVRIDDPVGALSVHLVNGIWGTLAVGIFASDAAKNITFINQFKGVAEIALFVFPVSFIIIYLLNKVFPFRATDEEQQQGLDVSECGLEAYPEFKRAI; encoded by the coding sequence ATGGATACTGCATACGTGATCGACACTCTCTTTGCCCTTTTTTCAATCACATTGATTATTTTAATGGTTCCCGGTTTCGCGATGCTCGAAGCGGGTTTGGTGCGTACTAAAAACGTTTCTAGCGTTTTGACCGTCAATGTAATGATTTACGCGGTGGCTTCAATGGCGTTTATTTTGGTCGGATTTCATCTAGCGTTTGGAAATGCTCCTACACAAACGATGAGTTATTGGGCATTTTTTATGTTCCAAATGGCATTTGTCGGAAAAGCAATCAATATTATGAGCGGTGGAGTCGGTGAACGGGCAAAATTACTGCCATTAACCCTTTTTACGGTTGTAATGGGTGGCTTTATCTATCCAACGGCGGTGAATATCAGCTGGGGAAGCGACTGGATTAAGGATACTATTTTTGATTTGAATATGGTTGATTTGGCAGGTTCTACCGTTATTCACTCTACGGGTGGATGGGCATTGCTTGCGGCAATATTGGTTATCGGTTCACGTAAAGGGCGTTACGTAGGGGATCAAATGCGTGTTATCCCTGCATCCAATATTCCTCTTGTTGTTTTGGGAGCGATGTTGTTGTGGATCGGATGGTTCGGTTTTAACGGTGGATCTGTGGGGAGTATTGCCACTAAAGAGATGGCCGATAGCGTTGCTTTGACGGTTTTTAATACCAACGTTGCCGGTCTTGCAGGGGCAATTTCTGCGGGAATGTTGATCTATGCACGTTATAAACTTTTTGATATTACAATGATTCTTAATGGTGCATTAGGCGGTTTAGTCGCAGTAACTGCAGGTGCTCATTTATTTTCCCTTTATGATGCATTAGCGGTAGGATTTATCGGTGGAATTTTAGTTGTTTTGGCTATTCCACTGTTTGATAAAGTGCGTATTGATGATCCGGTTGGAGCATTGTCTGTTCATCTTGTGAACGGTATCTGGGGGACGTTGGCTGTCGGTATTTTTGCAAGTGATGCCGCAAAAAATATCACTTTTATAAATCAGTTTAAAGGGGTTGCGGAAATAGCACTGTTTGTGTTCCCTGTTTCTTTTATTATTATTTATCTCCTTAATAAGGTATTCCCTTTCCGTGCAACCGATGAGGAACAACAGCAAGGGCTTGATGTTAGTGAATGCGGGCTTGAAGCCTATCCTGAATTTAAAAGAGCCATTTGA
- the pyrC gene encoding dihydroorotase: protein MKSLTLTMPLDMHVHLRDGDMLNIVAPLTSYSFSGALVMPNLVPPLTTLEGIKEYRHRIKVAMEADDFEPYMTLFYQNYTREFLESVQNHITAIKIYPSGATTNSEGGVVSFDIEPMRETLEAMSDLGIILAVHGETNGFVMDREAEFMSVYEKLAINFPRLKIIMEHITTAAAVEMLDKYENLYATITVHHLMITLDDVAGGMLRPHLFCKPIAKRPEDRSALLKVALEAHPKVMFGSDSAPHPKHTKESCGCGAGVFTAPIALQLLCEVFDAHKKLDNLQAFVSDNAQRIYGICPDFKEVVLIKHDFVVPEMYGEVVPMMAGETLKWSIERVE from the coding sequence ATGAAATCATTAACGCTAACTATGCCACTGGATATGCATGTACATCTTCGTGATGGAGATATGCTAAATATTGTTGCTCCGCTAACTTCGTACAGTTTTAGCGGTGCTTTGGTAATGCCTAATCTTGTCCCTCCGCTAACGACACTTGAAGGGATAAAAGAGTATCGGCATCGTATTAAAGTGGCAATGGAAGCGGATGATTTTGAACCCTATATGACCCTTTTTTACCAAAACTACACCCGTGAGTTTTTGGAGAGTGTGCAGAACCATATCACCGCTATTAAGATTTACCCCAGTGGTGCTACCACAAACTCTGAGGGTGGTGTTGTTAGTTTTGACATTGAGCCGATGCGTGAGACGCTTGAAGCGATGAGCGATTTGGGGATAATTCTTGCAGTACATGGTGAGACAAATGGGTTTGTAATGGATCGCGAAGCGGAATTTATGAGTGTGTATGAAAAACTTGCCATTAATTTTCCCCGTCTAAAAATTATTATGGAACATATCACCACGGCCGCAGCTGTTGAGATGCTTGATAAATATGAGAACTTATATGCGACGATTACTGTTCATCATTTGATGATTACCCTTGACGATGTAGCGGGAGGGATGCTCCGCCCCCATCTGTTTTGCAAACCAATTGCCAAACGTCCCGAAGATCGTAGCGCACTTTTAAAAGTGGCACTTGAAGCCCATCCGAAAGTGATGTTTGGCTCCGATTCCGCACCCCACCCAAAACATACTAAAGAATCGTGTGGGTGTGGAGCAGGGGTATTTACCGCTCCGATTGCCTTGCAATTGCTTTGTGAAGTGTTTGATGCGCATAAAAAACTCGATAATCTTCAAGCGTTTGTGAGTGATAATGCACAGAGAATCTATGGGATATGTCCCGATTTTAAAGAGGTAGTGCTTATAAAACACGATTTTGTGGTTCCTGAGATGTATGGGGAGGTTGTACCGATGATGGCGGGAGAAACTTTAAAATGGTCAATCGAACGTGTTGAGTAA
- a CDS encoding response regulator transcription factor — MLSKILLLEDDPLFGESIQDFLEEEGFEVTLCPNGQEALSSTYEHQYDLYLFDINVPLIDGLSLLSELRGSHDQTPAIFLTSHQELTVLTEAFKNGADDYLKKPFATDELLVRIHALLRRSGGGAKEIQSVGDLSIDTQHKVVLVEGKEILLSPKEYQLMTLFIRNAGEVVTKEMITNELWSASEPSSEGAIRVYITRLKQEIGNERILNVRGLGYRLVP; from the coding sequence GTGTTGAGTAAAATACTTCTGCTCGAAGATGATCCTCTCTTCGGTGAATCGATTCAAGATTTTTTAGAGGAAGAGGGGTTTGAAGTAACTCTTTGCCCTAATGGACAAGAGGCTTTGAGCTCGACCTATGAGCATCAATACGACCTGTATTTATTTGATATTAATGTACCATTGATAGATGGATTATCACTTTTGAGTGAATTACGCGGTTCACATGATCAAACCCCTGCTATCTTTCTCACTTCTCACCAAGAGCTTACTGTACTGACCGAAGCGTTTAAAAACGGTGCGGATGATTATTTAAAAAAACCGTTTGCAACGGATGAATTGCTAGTCCGTATCCATGCTCTTTTACGTCGGAGTGGTGGTGGAGCGAAAGAGATTCAAAGTGTTGGTGATTTGAGTATCGACACCCAGCATAAAGTAGTTTTAGTGGAAGGAAAGGAGATACTTCTCTCACCGAAAGAGTATCAGTTAATGACACTTTTTATCCGAAATGCGGGTGAAGTGGTAACCAAAGAGATGATAACCAATGAACTATGGAGTGCTTCTGAACCTTCCAGTGAAGGAGCGATTCGTGTTTACATCACCAGACTGAAGCAAGAGATAGGTAATGAACGTATCCTGAATGTCAGAGGATTGGGGTATCGGCTTGTTCCGTAG
- a CDS encoding HAMP domain-containing sensor histidine kinase has translation MSEDWGIGLFRSVEIALIALFVMGVAVIVAVIYTLHEIAHINQWGVIALGVLVGSIGLGKILSHIAIEPLKEHFYHLDRFSKETLHELNLPINTITANVEMLRKTHIDEKSQKRLERIELAAKMLKERYNELDYLIQKQMEREVIKNFDLKELIEERFVFLNGLYPSVEWDIRCESFLVDLDPIGMAKVIDNLVDNGVKYSPTEPYITIKLFNNAMSICDRGCGMDEVTLMKIFDSYYQSDKTMAGYGIGLGLVKRYCDRHRIVLSVQSQVGEGTCITLDLPRKKNG, from the coding sequence ATGTCAGAGGATTGGGGTATCGGCTTGTTCCGTAGTGTTGAAATTGCCCTGATTGCCCTTTTTGTGATGGGGGTTGCCGTTATTGTTGCGGTCATTTACACGCTCCATGAGATAGCTCATATCAATCAATGGGGGGTGATTGCGCTTGGGGTGTTAGTTGGCTCTATCGGATTGGGAAAAATCCTTTCGCATATCGCCATTGAACCGCTTAAAGAGCATTTTTATCATCTCGACCGTTTTTCAAAAGAGACACTTCATGAACTCAATCTTCCTATCAATACTATCACAGCAAATGTAGAGATGTTGCGTAAAACCCATATCGATGAGAAGTCTCAAAAACGGCTTGAGCGGATAGAATTGGCTGCGAAGATGTTAAAAGAACGGTATAATGAGCTCGATTATTTGATACAAAAACAGATGGAACGTGAAGTTATAAAAAACTTTGATCTTAAAGAGCTAATCGAAGAGAGATTTGTCTTTTTGAATGGTTTATACCCGAGTGTAGAATGGGATATCCGTTGTGAATCCTTTCTTGTAGATCTCGATCCTATCGGTATGGCTAAAGTAATCGATAATCTGGTGGATAACGGGGTAAAATATTCCCCTACAGAGCCATATATCACGATTAAACTCTTTAACAATGCGATGAGTATTTGTGACCGAGGGTGCGGTATGGATGAGGTGACCCTCATGAAAATTTTTGATTCGTATTATCAAAGTGATAAAACAATGGCGGGATATGGAATCGGGCTGGGGCTGGTTAAACGCTATTGTGATCGTCATCGTATAGTGTTAAGTGTTCAATCGCAAGTGGGTGAGGGGACGTGTATTACCCTTGATTTACCACGCAAAAAAAATGGTTAA
- the exbB gene encoding TonB-system energizer ExbB, with amino-acid sequence MENSSMLEFAHMGVDYGIIGILIIMSITSLWLFIERMMSYGSLRLEEYKNKEELELDLGNNVSTIATIGSNAPYVGLLGTVLGIMITFYSLGDIGAVDPKKIMTGLALALKATAMGLVVAIPSIVFYNILLRKMERLLTMWEIKNKG; translated from the coding sequence ATGGAAAACAGCAGCATGTTAGAGTTCGCCCATATGGGAGTAGATTACGGAATCATCGGAATCCTTATTATCATGAGTATCACCTCATTATGGCTCTTTATCGAGAGAATGATGAGCTACGGCTCACTCCGACTCGAAGAGTACAAAAATAAAGAAGAACTCGAACTCGATTTGGGTAATAACGTGAGCACTATCGCCACCATAGGATCAAACGCACCCTACGTTGGACTACTAGGAACCGTACTGGGAATTATGATTACCTTCTATAGCCTAGGTGATATCGGAGCAGTCGATCCCAAAAAAATTATGACAGGATTGGCACTCGCCCTTAAAGCAACCGCAATGGGTCTCGTCGTCGCTATCCCCTCTATCGTGTTCTATAACATCCTGCTCCGTAAAATGGAGAGACTCCTCACTATGTGGGAAATTAAAAACAAAGGGTAA
- a CDS encoding biopolymer transporter ExbD encodes MKMKRMDTINVIPFIDIMLVLLVMVLTTATFIRTGLIPVDLPDAKGSATEHKPSELKLTIKKDGTLWVDETTTVSLEQFEQRVVSGGKEMTVVLYSDKDAAFQNFVGVMDVLKRLGHEQLYIVTDKQK; translated from the coding sequence ATGAAAATGAAACGTATGGATACCATCAACGTTATCCCCTTTATCGACATTATGCTCGTACTGCTCGTCATGGTACTTACCACCGCGACCTTTATACGAACCGGACTTATCCCCGTTGATTTACCGGATGCCAAGGGGAGCGCAACCGAGCATAAACCATCAGAACTAAAACTCACCATCAAAAAAGATGGAACCCTCTGGGTTGATGAAACCACCACGGTGAGTTTAGAACAATTCGAACAACGGGTTGTTTCAGGGGGAAAAGAGATGACAGTAGTGCTTTATAGCGATAAAGATGCGGCATTCCAAAACTTCGTCGGAGTGATGGATGTTCTCAAACGTCTGGGGCATGAACAGCTCTATATTGTGACCGATAAGCAAAAATAA
- a CDS encoding 2OG-Fe(II) oxygenase, producing the protein MHQISNYVYAQDELLGWDIPTKRLPNPYNDFPYMVLEGVLSPAECRAITAWALSDKEAVRAELRGRALDTAIRKTDIHTLSPEHRLMYEHRFDAVRREIEEFFALSLSTPTDVQVLGYEQGGFYLKHSDDASELRNHDGDTIGYKTVAPERVLTTVLFTTSYTPHPTDTDHFSGGELLFNYLCDQYGNTITLRPEAGDMVVFLSNPYFSHEVLPVKEGFRLSLVQWHNAL; encoded by the coding sequence ATGCATCAAATCAGTAATTACGTTTATGCTCAGGATGAACTTTTAGGTTGGGATATTCCGACTAAGCGTCTTCCTAATCCGTATAATGATTTTCCCTATATGGTATTAGAGGGGGTTCTTAGCCCCGCTGAGTGTCGCGCTATTACCGCTTGGGCATTGTCAGATAAAGAAGCGGTACGGGCAGAACTTCGTGGACGTGCTCTTGATACTGCTATTCGTAAAACCGATATTCATACCCTTAGCCCTGAACATCGCCTCATGTATGAGCACCGTTTTGATGCGGTTCGTCGTGAGATAGAAGAGTTTTTTGCTCTTTCGCTTAGTACACCAACCGATGTACAAGTATTAGGTTACGAGCAGGGGGGATTTTATCTCAAACACAGTGATGATGCGAGTGAACTTCGTAATCATGATGGCGATACAATTGGTTACAAAACAGTCGCTCCAGAGAGAGTCCTTACCACCGTCCTCTTTACCACCTCCTATACTCCCCATCCGACGGATACGGATCATTTTAGTGGTGGAGAGCTACTTTTTAATTATCTCTGTGATCAGTATGGCAATACGATAACTCTTCGCCCCGAAGCGGGAGATATGGTAGTTTTTCTCAGTAACCCTTATTTTTCTCATGAAGTGCTTCCTGTCAAAGAGGGGTTTCGACTCTCTCTTGTTCAATGGCATAATGCACTATAA
- a CDS encoding TonB-dependent siderophore receptor has product MSQSRLRSLFLISLALTTFLSADDTPKDVTTIPLEELLQTEYIPASHIANQISNAASAVSIVTAQDIKDYGYQTLGDILGSMRGLHTFQDYSYTFLAGRGYSTPKEYAGRIAVLIDGYRADDSMFGQAYLGNDGILDVSMIERVEYIPGGSSAGYSNGALLGVINIITKKGSDIDGTQVALGFGRYETLSRRATFGKRFENGVDIVTSFSDYDSNGQSYTYNINGIDTLQSNQHGENSKKLFVKGSYEYFSLVAAYSKRNVDIPSYPYAGEWNDQAIHNHDENRFIRLAADFDITNYLKFSSSVWYGSYQYALEDSVSMSSMDSLMEFKDDAKWYGGDVKLVGTWFDDHVISIGTEYRHDYRWDNSHVFTDVVANDVWWSYHGSYPARKTYSVYGYDEWRWSQVWELNYGARYEKSDNGYHAFTPQAALIWKPRLSTEVKLSTGITHRQATPSEDTTLTPERVHTNELVIEERLDHQNKILTSFYQYRLRDQISKKDNNGIDARGVEVEFEKYWDNRTRLRTSYAYQNVSESDTGLALVNAPHHIAKLNFSVPFVDEKLRMGLDIQYLGTRPLYTDARQEYAPSHTLTNLTLLSHEWVPKSDLSLKVSNLFNKTYGDVVDPQSNGDLLYPQNGRAFWIQWEYNFR; this is encoded by the coding sequence ATGAGTCAGTCACGCTTACGATCCCTTTTTTTGATTTCTTTAGCTCTTACTACATTTTTGAGCGCAGATGACACTCCTAAAGATGTGACAACAATCCCTTTAGAAGAGCTTCTCCAAACCGAATATATCCCCGCCAGTCACATCGCTAATCAAATCAGTAATGCCGCTTCAGCCGTATCGATTGTTACAGCGCAGGATATAAAAGATTACGGTTATCAAACATTAGGGGATATCTTGGGGAGTATGCGTGGATTGCATACCTTTCAAGATTATTCGTATACTTTTTTAGCAGGGCGTGGTTACAGTACCCCAAAAGAGTATGCAGGTCGAATCGCGGTACTGATTGATGGATACCGCGCTGATGATAGTATGTTTGGGCAAGCGTATCTCGGCAATGACGGAATACTGGATGTCTCGATGATTGAGCGTGTCGAATATATCCCCGGTGGGAGTTCGGCCGGATACAGTAACGGGGCATTACTGGGTGTAATCAATATTATCACCAAAAAAGGCTCCGACATCGATGGAACTCAGGTGGCACTTGGTTTTGGACGTTATGAAACTTTAAGCCGACGGGCTACATTTGGTAAACGGTTTGAAAATGGTGTTGATATCGTAACATCGTTTTCAGATTATGATAGTAACGGTCAAAGTTATACATATAATATAAATGGCATTGATACGCTTCAAAGTAATCAGCATGGTGAAAACTCAAAAAAACTTTTCGTTAAAGGTTCTTATGAATACTTTTCTCTTGTAGCTGCATACTCAAAGCGTAATGTCGATATTCCTTCTTATCCTTATGCCGGTGAATGGAACGACCAAGCGATTCACAATCATGATGAGAACCGATTTATTCGATTGGCTGCCGATTTCGATATAACCAATTATTTAAAATTCTCTTCTTCTGTTTGGTATGGTTCTTATCAATATGCATTAGAAGATTCTGTATCGATGAGCTCAATGGATTCTTTGATGGAGTTTAAAGATGATGCGAAATGGTATGGTGGTGATGTAAAATTGGTTGGAACATGGTTTGATGATCATGTTATTTCAATAGGAACAGAATACCGTCATGACTACCGATGGGATAACTCCCATGTTTTTACCGATGTTGTGGCAAATGATGTTTGGTGGTCATATCATGGGAGCTATCCGGCTAGAAAAACATACAGTGTTTATGGTTACGACGAGTGGAGATGGTCTCAAGTATGGGAATTAAATTATGGGGCTCGGTATGAAAAAAGTGATAATGGATATCATGCGTTCACTCCGCAAGCGGCATTGATTTGGAAACCCCGCTTAAGTACAGAAGTTAAACTCTCTACCGGTATAACCCATCGACAAGCAACCCCTTCAGAGGATACAACTCTAACACCTGAGCGTGTACATACAAATGAACTTGTTATTGAAGAGAGATTGGATCATCAAAACAAAATTCTAACCTCTTTTTATCAGTATCGCCTTCGGGACCAAATCTCTAAAAAAGATAATAACGGGATTGATGCTCGTGGTGTGGAAGTGGAATTTGAGAAATATTGGGATAATCGTACCCGTCTGCGGACGAGTTACGCCTATCAAAATGTAAGCGAGTCGGATACCGGACTTGCATTAGTAAACGCACCACACCATATTGCCAAATTGAATTTTTCGGTACCATTTGTGGACGAAAAATTACGGATGGGGCTAGATATACAGTATTTGGGAACTCGTCCACTTTATACGGATGCACGTCAAGAGTATGCCCCATCTCATACATTGACGAATCTAACTCTTCTTTCACATGAATGGGTTCCTAAGAGTGATCTTTCGCTAAAAGTGAGTAATCTATTTAATAAAACGTATGGGGATGTTGTTGATCCGCAAAGCAACGGAGATTTACTTTATCCTCAAAATGGGCGGGCATTTTGGATTCAATGGGAGTATAACTTCCGATGA
- a CDS encoding YfiR family protein gives MKQIIVLFFVAVMLSAGLRADALPEYTLKAAYLYNFALLTDWPKEEESTGFNMCFYKENLGSASDALQNKIVGNKKVKVLNVTTAEEAKGCQMLFIPESEGQNGEKMIRQLVKTPVLIVSENASSNDAHIVIIREGRKLAFDISLKALKYSNLLLSSRLLKLARKVEQ, from the coding sequence ATGAAACAGATAATCGTACTCTTTTTTGTAGCTGTCATGCTTTCAGCGGGACTTCGAGCGGATGCTCTTCCAGAATACACACTTAAAGCAGCGTATTTATATAATTTTGCCCTGTTGACCGATTGGCCGAAAGAGGAAGAATCAACTGGGTTTAACATGTGTTTTTATAAAGAAAACTTGGGGAGTGCTTCTGATGCTCTTCAAAATAAAATAGTTGGAAATAAAAAAGTTAAAGTGTTAAATGTGACGACTGCCGAAGAAGCTAAAGGGTGTCAAATGCTTTTTATCCCTGAAAGTGAGGGGCAAAACGGTGAAAAAATGATCCGTCAATTGGTCAAAACACCGGTTCTAATCGTTTCAGAAAATGCGAGTAGCAATGATGCTCATATTGTTATTATTCGAGAAGGACGAAAACTTGCTTTTGATATTAGTCTGAAAGCATTAAAATATAGTAATTTATTATTGAGCTCTCGATTATTGAAATTGGCACGTAAGGTTGAACAGTGA
- a CDS encoding sensor domain-containing diguanylate cyclase, with amino-acid sequence MIFLNRLNEWPIQKKLIYSHMLGIFLAFLPVFLVMVVYEYYALRNAVLHEIRVQAEIIGESSAAAMAFSDKESAFETLASLNGSEDMIAAYLILPNGGLFESFYYSKKAKPPYLKSLNTPVMYNEHFSFSEVTIVKPIYLRTEYVGSLTLVSGLNSFYTRLSFFWILILSVALFGFVLARYVASKISHTITEPLMHLIAVAQKVTSVQDYNASISIDSKDEVGKLSKAFGEMMSQIHKRDLSMQQLAYYDRVSGIANRHYFEERIVQAVGNAERYGTVCYLLMIDLDDFKIVNDSMGHDVGDMLLRHVSESIIHTLRQNDFIFRIGGDEFAVIIESTSNLESIEQIAQKVIFAVSTPVALEGQYVKVGASIGVSCFPKHAHDVRSLIRTADEAMYEAKNNGKNNFQIYRG; translated from the coding sequence GTGATTTTTCTCAATCGTTTAAATGAATGGCCTATCCAAAAAAAATTGATTTATTCACACATGTTAGGTATCTTTCTTGCTTTTTTACCCGTATTTTTAGTGATGGTTGTGTACGAATATTATGCTTTACGTAATGCTGTGCTACATGAAATAAGAGTTCAAGCGGAGATTATAGGGGAAAGTTCCGCAGCAGCAATGGCATTTAGTGATAAAGAATCGGCGTTTGAGACTCTTGCGTCATTAAATGGGTCAGAAGATATGATTGCCGCGTATTTAATTCTTCCTAATGGAGGATTATTTGAAAGTTTTTATTATTCTAAGAAAGCTAAGCCACCTTATTTGAAATCTTTAAATACTCCTGTCATGTACAATGAACATTTCTCTTTTTCTGAGGTTACGATTGTAAAGCCAATTTATTTGCGCACGGAGTATGTTGGATCATTGACACTTGTTAGTGGTTTAAATTCCTTTTATACGCGTTTATCGTTTTTTTGGATACTTATTTTATCGGTAGCACTATTTGGATTTGTACTTGCCCGTTACGTAGCTTCTAAGATCAGTCATACTATTACAGAACCATTAATGCATTTGATTGCTGTAGCACAAAAAGTGACTTCTGTACAAGATTATAATGCCTCAATATCAATTGATTCCAAAGATGAGGTAGGGAAACTTTCAAAAGCTTTTGGGGAAATGATGTCTCAGATTCATAAGCGGGATCTTTCAATGCAGCAACTTGCGTATTATGATCGCGTGAGTGGAATTGCAAATCGTCATTACTTTGAAGAACGGATTGTTCAGGCTGTAGGGAATGCTGAACGCTATGGAACAGTTTGTTATCTTTTGATGATCGATTTGGATGATTTTAAAATAGTAAACGACAGTATGGGACATGATGTTGGTGATATGTTACTACGTCATGTCAGTGAAAGTATTATCCATACTCTTCGACAAAATGATTTTATTTTTCGTATCGGAGGAGATGAATTTGCTGTGATTATTGAGAGTACATCTAATCTTGAATCGATTGAACAAATCGCACAGAAAGTTATTTTTGCAGTATCAACTCCTGTAGCTTTGGAAGGACAATACGTCAAGGTAGGAGCCAGCATAGGTGTTAGCTGCTTTCCAAAACATGCGCATGATGTTCGTTCGTTAATCAGAACAGCTGATGAAGCAATGTATGAAGCAAAAAATAATGGAAAAAATAATTTTCAGATATACCGAGGATAA